A stretch of Limanda limanda chromosome 7, fLimLim1.1, whole genome shotgun sequence DNA encodes these proteins:
- the LOC133005385 gene encoding vasopressin V2 receptor-like yields MQPVRADQVVVAPADASHGGPVTMSVSMVTDPHPSIDWSLVSASPGANVTGWERDALLARAEVVVLAAILVMALLSNGLVLVVLLRKQRHNNPLHQCMLNLCLSDLVVALFQVLPQLVWDAIGRFPGPDFLCRLVKYLQVLGMFASSYMIVAMTMDRHYAICCPLQAHRSGATRRWNTFILLAWGLSLLLSLPQVFIFSRSEVAPGVHECWGHFAESWGLKAYVTWMTLAVFILPVLIITVCQVRIFKEIHNNLYLKSPALHPPSRGGGSSWASSLSLYVSPLMFNNNSKPRSSDQPLPLGPLGSNTDPLPAELQPQAAAPPAGGGGEVSAAMSKTVRMTLVIVVVYSLCWAPFFSVQLWAAWAPAPPQNDAAFTLLMLLASLNSCTNPWIYAAFSSSVSLEVRQLLFCPTQRRGSLPNDSTATHNSNI; encoded by the exons ATGCAGCCAGTGCGTGCAGACCAGGTTGTTGTGGCTCCTGCAGATGCTTCACACGGAGGACCAG TCACTATGTCagtctccatggtaacagacCCACACCCGTCCATCGACTGGTCGTTGGTCTCTGCCTCGCCGGGCGCTAATGTCACCGGGTGGGAGCGGGACGCCCTGCTGGCCAGAGCAGAGGTGGTGGTGCTGGCGGCCATCTTGGTGATGGCCTTGCTCAGCAACgggctggtgctggtggtgttgCTACGGAAACAACGACACAACAACCCGCTGCACCAGTGCATGCTCAACCTCTGTTTGTCTGACCTTGTGGTGGCACTGttccag gtgttGCCTCAGCTGGTCTGGGACGCCATTGGCCGCTTCCCTGGCCCTGACTTCCTGTGTCGCCTGGTGAAGTACCTGCAGGTGCTTGGGATGTTCGCCTCCTCCTACATGATAGTCGCCATGACGATGGACCGCCACTACGCTatctgctgccccctgcaggcacACCGCAGTGGCGCCACCCGACGCTGGAACACCTTCATCCTGCTGGCCTGGGGCCTGTCGCTGCTGCTCAGCCTGCCACAG GTTTTCATCTTCTCCCGCTCAGAAGTGGCTCCAGGAGTGCACGAGTGTTGGGGCCACTTTGCTGAGTCGTGGGGTCTGAAAGCGTACGTGACCTGGATGACTCTTGCTGTCTTCATCCTCCCTGTCCTCATCATCACTGTCTGTCAG GTGCGAATCTTCAAAGAAATCCACAACAATCTGTACCTGAAGTCGCCCGCCTTGCACCCTCcatccaggggggggggcagtagcTGGGCGTCCAGTCTCTCGCTGTATGTTTCTCCGCTCATGTTCAACAATAACTCAAAGCCCAGATCCTCGGATCAGCCCCTCCCCCTGGGTCCGCTCGGGTCCAACACAGATCCTCTTCCTG ctgagCTCCAGCCTcaagcagcagcgccccctgcaggtggaggtggagaagtgTCAGCAGCCATGTCCAAGACAGTGAGGATGACGCTGGTCATCGTCGTGGTCTACTCGCTCTGCTGGGCGCCGTTCTTCAGCGTTCAGCTGTGGGCCGCCTGGGCCCCGGCCCCCCCGCAGAACG atgcagCGTTCACTTTGCTCATGTTGTTGGCGAGTCTCAACTCGTGCACCAACCCGTGGATCTACGCAGCGTTCTCCAGCAGCGTGTCTCTGGAGGTCCGGCAGCTGCTGTTCTGTCCCACTCAGCGTCGAGGCTCTTTACCCAATGACTCCACCGCTACACACAACTCCAACATCTGA